The region AAGTCGGCCTTGTCGAGCGCGGTCACCGCGCGGAACGCGACGAGCGACAGGATCAGCCCGGCCGGGCTGCCGAGCTGCGCGAACGAGGCGAAGAAGGTGCGCCGGCCTTCGGGCGCATGCTCGCCCGCCATCAGCACCGCGCCGCCCCACTCGCCGCCCACCGCGATGCCCTGCACGACGCGCAGCAGCACGAGCAGCAGCGGCGCGAACACGCCGATCGACGCATGGTCGGGCAGCAGGCCGATGCAGACGGTGGCGGCGCCCATCATCATCAGCGTCGTCATCAGCGCCTTCTTGCGGCCGATCCGGTCGCCGAGATGGCCGAAGATCACGCCGCCGAGCGGCCGCGCGAAAAAGCCGACCGCGAACGTGCCGAACGACGCCATCGTGCTCAGGAACGGGTCGCCCGATGGAAAGTACAGCTCGCCGAACACGAGCGCGGCCGCGGTCGCGTAGATGTAGAAGTCGTACCACTCGATCATCGTGCCGATGAACGCGGCGCTGGCGGCGCGCACCGGCTGGCGCGCGGCGGGAACGGAGACGGTCATGATGCGAAGCTCCTCTGATGCGCGTCTTCGCCGGCCGGCGCGGCGGGCGGACGCGTTTTATTGTCGTGGCGGACGGATCGTGGGCACGCCCGGCGCGCGCATCGGGCACGCACCTGGGGTTTATCGCCGCCCATTAATTATTAGTCAAATTTCAGTTTATTATTCAATGCATAAATTCAACTAATACCTGTAATCCGGAGCCGCCATGCGCGTCGATGCCGCCCGCTTCCTCAACGACCGCCTCGACTGGAACCTGCTGCGCACCTTCCTCGTGATCATGCAGGAGCGCAGCGTGAGCCGCGCGGCCGCGCGCCTGCACGTCACGCAGCCGGCCGTGAGCCAGGCGCTCAAGCGTCTCGAAGACACGCTCGGCCACACGCTGATCCGGCGCCGCGGCCCGCATTTCGAGCCGACCCAGGCGGGCAGCGAGGTCTACCGGATCGCGAGCGACATCTACGGCACCATCTCGCGCCTCGACACCGAACTCGACGACCGCGCCGACCTGACCGGCACGATCCGGCTCCTGACCGTGAGCCGGATCGAGTCCGGCGCATACGACCTGTTCCTCGCCGAGTTCCATCGCCAGCATCCGCGCGTCGACCTGCAGATCGACGTGATGCGCGCGTCCGACGTGATCTCGTCGCTGCTGCGGAAAACCGCGACGGCGGGCCTGAGCCTGTGCCGCAGCCCGGTCGACAAGCTCGAACGCGCGCCGTTCCTGCGCCAGCGCTACGCGATCTTCTGCGGCCGCCATCACCGGCTGTTCGGCCAGTCGCAGCTGACCATGAACGACCTGCTCGCGGAAAACTTCGTGTCGTTCACGAGCGACCAGATCGGCGACAGTCTCTCGCCGCTCACCGTGTTCCGCGACCAG is a window of Burkholderia sp. FERM BP-3421 DNA encoding:
- a CDS encoding LysR family transcriptional regulator, with product MRVDAARFLNDRLDWNLLRTFLVIMQERSVSRAAARLHVTQPAVSQALKRLEDTLGHTLIRRRGPHFEPTQAGSEVYRIASDIYGTISRLDTELDDRADLTGTIRLLTVSRIESGAYDLFLAEFHRQHPRVDLQIDVMRASDVISSLLRKTATAGLSLCRSPVDKLERAPFLRQRYAIFCGRHHRLFGQSQLTMNDLLAENFVSFTSDQIGDSLSPLTVFRDQKGFTGRIVASSPSLDEVRRLIFAGYGIGCLPEHTVRDDLLQQRLWRLPPDDGLVDVEIFLLWHRDRKMNAAERAFVDGFQRTMQRYSFEERLAPRT